The following are from one region of the Odontesthes bonariensis isolate fOdoBon6 chromosome 12, fOdoBon6.hap1, whole genome shotgun sequence genome:
- the LOC142396751 gene encoding CASP8 and FADD-like apoptosis regulator, with translation MAPVDQRHLQEINLIVESLGSCECKKLVYLCESFDSDSSAESVKDLLKSKVQEHGNAPQLFLTELTWRLGRFDIMKRVFKVSRNEVEQTLRCSQVLSRFRVLMTDLSEDLNKEDLEQIKFLLSNQLSREKMNTKSFLDVLIELERLDLVSPERVDIVEECFRDIGRVDLSKKVTAYKMSVETSEQPSSREQNRRAPVIRQGQPHHIARMSAPLPVSRLPSIGSPIERYRFNTNPRGLCVIIDCVGKDGVLLEQTFKALHFNVVLHRWLSADETLSALRSISLQRENHAGLGFVCCVISRGTVNQLLGTDAHGDGLPMNSIRRLFTADACPMLAGKPKLFFIQRYSIPELAQWAGHLETDGCDGLAVGNGIPTDADVFWSHCWTDEHQLVQEQHHSVYLKALTDALHKAQRRKTHLLDVHTEVNGAIFEHNKRNPGADYHMDVKHTLRKNLYLH, from the exons ATGGCTCCTGTGGATCAACGTCACCTCCAGGAGATCAACCTAATAGTAGAGTCTCTCGGCAGCTGTGAATGCAAGAAGCTCGTCTACCTGTGCGAGAGTTTCGACTCGGACAGCAGCGCGGAATCCGTGAAGGACTTACTCAAATCTAAAGTACAGGAGCACGGAAACGCTCCCCAGCTGTTTCTGACGGAGCTCACGTGGCGACTGGGACGCTTCGACATCATGAAGAGGGTGTTTAAAGTCAGTAGAAATGAGGTGGAGCAGACTCTGAGATGCAGTCAGGTTCTCTCGAGGTTCAG AGTATTGATGACCGATCTAAGTGAGGATCTGAACAAGGAAGATCTGGAGCAGATTAAGTTTCTGTTGAGCAATCAGCTGTCCCGCGAAAAGATGAATACAAAG AGTTTCCTGGATGTGCTCATTGAACTTGAGAGGCTGGACTTAGTTTCGCCTGAAAGAGTTGACATTGTAGAGGAATGTTTCAGAGACATTGGCAGGGTTGATCTGTCCAAAAAAGTCACCGCTTACAAGATGTCAG TTGAGACCTCTGAGCAGCCTTCCTCTCGAGAGCAAAACCGTAGAGCTCCC GTAATAAGACAAGGACAACCCCATCACATAG CCAGAATGAGCGCGCCATTACCTGTAAGCAGACTGCCGAGCATTGGG AGTCCAATAGAGCGCTACAGGTTTAACACTAATCCAAGGGGACTTTGTGTGATCATAGACTGTGTGGGTAAAGATGGAG TGTTGTTAGAGCAGACATTTAAGGCTCTTCACTTCAACGTAGTCCTCCACCGGTGGCTGAGTGCCGACGAGACTTTATCAGCTCTTAGAAGTATATCTCTTCAAAGAGAAAACCATGCAGGGCTTGGATTCGTCTGCTGCGTCATCAGCCGTGGCACAGTTAATCAGCTCCTGGGCACAGACGCGCACGGCGACGGTCTACCCATGAACAGCATCAGACGCCTTTTCACGGCTGATGCTTGCCCCATGCTCGCTGGCAAGCCCAAGCTCTTCTTCATCCAGAGGTACAGCATTCCAGAGTTGGCCCAGTGGGCCGGGCATCTTGAGACAGATGGCTGCGATGGACTGGCCGTGGGTAATGGCATCCctacagatgctgacgtgttcTGGAGTCACTGCTGGACCGATGAACATCAACTGGTGCAAGAACAACATCATTCCGTTTATCTTAAGGCTCTGACAGATGCCTTACACAAAGCCCAAAGGAG GAAAACCCATCTTTTGGATGTTCACACGGAGGTGAATGGGGCCATCTTTGAGCATAACAAAAGAAATCCCGGAGCAGATTATCACATGGATGTGAAGCATACTTTAAGGAAAAATCTTTACTTGCATTAG